One window of Nitrospirota bacterium genomic DNA carries:
- a CDS encoding response regulator, which produces MSDTVLFVDDDEYILNSIDRLFAHNGITILRAANANEALDFFSKLEIAVIITDNQMPGMRGTELLAKVKEVSPDTLKILMTAHGDLSIAVDAINKGEVFRFIMKPWDDDALLQTVQESVKRYQIIKSLKRDDESILLSLAQTIELKDAYTRGHCERVAEYALIIADALSLSDNRKKDLLYGSWLHDCGKIGIPESILNKKCPLEHEEFEIIKHHPGWGADVVRQARLSESVVKIILHHHERYDGSGYPAGLKKTDIPLDARIVTVADIFDALTSDRPYRDRYSEEKAINIMQSMKSNILDPEIVDVFLYNYLKIKKEDISPAA; this is translated from the coding sequence ATGTCTGATACCGTTCTGTTTGTAGACGACGATGAATATATTTTAAATTCGATAGACAGGCTTTTTGCCCACAACGGCATAACCATTTTGAGGGCCGCAAACGCAAATGAGGCCCTTGATTTCTTCAGTAAATTAGAGATAGCCGTAATTATCACGGACAACCAGATGCCAGGTATGAGAGGCACCGAGCTTCTTGCAAAAGTCAAAGAGGTCTCTCCTGACACCTTAAAAATATTAATGACGGCACATGGAGATCTTTCTATCGCTGTTGACGCAATAAATAAAGGCGAGGTGTTTCGCTTTATTATGAAGCCGTGGGATGATGACGCGCTGCTCCAGACCGTGCAGGAGTCGGTCAAGCGTTACCAGATCATTAAGTCACTCAAAAGAGATGATGAATCAATACTGCTTTCCCTTGCGCAAACAATAGAGTTAAAAGACGCTTATACAAGGGGACACTGTGAGAGGGTCGCTGAATACGCTTTAATAATAGCTGACGCGTTAAGCCTGTCTGATAACAGAAAAAAAGACCTGTTATACGGAAGCTGGCTGCACGACTGCGGTAAGATAGGAATACCTGAAAGCATACTTAATAAAAAATGTCCTCTTGAACATGAAGAGTTTGAGATAATAAAACACCACCCGGGATGGGGCGCTGATGTTGTAAGGCAGGCCCGGCTGTCAGAGTCTGTTGTAAAAATCATTTTGCATCATCATGAAAGATACGACGGCAGCGGTTATCCGGCGGGTTTAAAGAAAACCGATATACCTCTTGATGCAAGGATTGTGACTGTGGCCGATATATTCGATGCATTAACAAGCGACAGGCCGTACAGAGATAGATATTCTGAAGAGAAAGCAATCAATATAATGCAGTCAATGAAAAGCAATATCCTGGACCCGGAAATCGTTGACGTCTTCCTTTATAATTACCTGAAGATTAAAAAAGAAGATATCTCTCCTGCCGCTTAG
- a CDS encoding glycogen/starch synthase gives MTLDLKAWTRDWALMSSFFSFGEINRISGKLKKLRIQNVVFCSFENRFAKSGGLAAVTTNILPYLKEINHVPNVILMTPFYPSIMDSTQLQSTGKSFRVPFNNKVVQAELYEYTWNYTKPQRGSLKEYYLKAEGLFETSKNIKDPYLYSESDKLLNDNLMRESSLFFCKAVPLALQELGIRENIVFHLQEWQTALLSLSAKAAMLNGTLESCATVQTMHNSYDSFIPWESLAGIVNGKAKQNISLFPGLGATAYQIGLQLADAPVTTVSEHYAEEFTTDILQTEYFAPHLQNIFLKSGVYGVNNGMFIELSPELSSEGNLSIDDIRKIKLKNRKALLKVLASYKPKERFGELTYKGKTISRLPDNVPIIVMSGRLDPLQKGFDILLRAIERFAEDEIKVVLTPMATRRADLDCFYEAACKCKGNLTVFAGRMEKGFSELQAGATFGLMPSIYEPFGAAVEYMANGTVNIGRSTGGLVDQIDLKCGYLYKEDAVFYTLDNIRDFVETADIVQARKANPWALRMADSLYEVLKKAVNVYRNSPDQYYKLVLNGLRKVNNFNWETNARKYFQVYEKTRGV, from the coding sequence ATGACATTGGACCTGAAGGCGTGGACAAGAGACTGGGCGTTAATGAGCAGTTTCTTCAGCTTCGGGGAGATCAACAGGATCTCCGGCAAGCTGAAGAAGCTCAGGATACAGAATGTCGTCTTCTGTTCCTTTGAAAACAGGTTCGCAAAAAGCGGCGGGCTTGCCGCTGTCACCACAAATATCCTGCCTTATTTAAAAGAAATAAACCATGTCCCCAATGTTATCTTAATGACGCCGTTCTATCCTTCAATTATGGACAGTACACAGTTGCAGTCAACGGGAAAGAGTTTCAGAGTTCCATTTAATAATAAGGTCGTCCAGGCTGAGCTATACGAATATACATGGAATTACACTAAACCCCAACGCGGCAGCTTAAAAGAATATTATCTGAAAGCGGAAGGGTTATTTGAAACTTCCAAAAATATAAAAGACCCCTATCTCTACAGTGAATCCGACAAACTGCTCAACGATAACCTGATGAGGGAGAGTTCACTGTTCTTTTGCAAGGCCGTCCCTCTGGCGCTGCAAGAGCTTGGCATACGTGAAAACATTGTATTTCATTTACAGGAGTGGCAAACCGCCCTGCTCTCACTTTCTGCTAAAGCAGCTATGCTGAACGGCACACTGGAATCCTGCGCGACAGTGCAGACAATGCATAATTCCTACGATTCATTCATTCCCTGGGAATCGCTTGCCGGGATCGTAAACGGAAAGGCAAAGCAAAATATCTCATTGTTCCCCGGCCTCGGCGCAACCGCATACCAGATTGGCCTTCAGCTGGCTGATGCCCCGGTAACCACCGTAAGCGAACATTACGCGGAAGAATTTACGACCGACATCCTGCAGACTGAATACTTCGCCCCGCATCTGCAGAATATATTTTTAAAGAGCGGGGTCTACGGAGTAAATAACGGCATGTTCATTGAATTGTCTCCTGAGCTTTCATCCGAAGGGAATCTTTCCATAGATGATATCCGAAAGATCAAATTGAAAAACAGGAAGGCCCTGTTAAAAGTTCTGGCCTCTTACAAACCAAAAGAACGTTTCGGCGAGTTGACGTATAAAGGCAAGACCATTTCCAGGCTGCCTGACAATGTCCCGATCATTGTAATGAGCGGAAGGCTCGATCCCCTTCAAAAGGGTTTTGACATCTTATTGCGCGCGATAGAAAGATTCGCGGAAGATGAGATAAAGGTTGTCCTTACCCCTATGGCCACCCGCCGCGCGGACCTTGATTGCTTTTACGAGGCAGCGTGTAAATGCAAAGGGAACCTGACCGTGTTCGCCGGGAGGATGGAAAAAGGGTTCAGCGAGCTGCAGGCTGGAGCAACATTCGGATTGATGCCCTCAATATATGAACCGTTCGGCGCGGCAGTGGAATACATGGCAAACGGGACGGTGAACATCGGCAGGTCCACCGGCGGACTGGTAGACCAGATCGATCTGAAATGCGGATACCTCTATAAAGAAGACGCCGTCTTTTACACCCTTGATAATATCAGGGACTTTGTTGAAACAGCGGACATTGTGCAGGCGAGAAAGGCAAACCCGTGGGCGCTCCGCATGGCCGATAGTTTATATGAGGTCCTGAAGAAGGCTGTTAACGTATATCGGAACAGCCCGGACCAGTATTACAAATTGGTCCTTAACGGCCTCAGGAAAGTAAACAACTTCAATTGGGAGACAAATGCCCGAAAATATTTCCAGGTCTATGAAAAGACCCGTGGCGTTTGA
- a CDS encoding protein-L-isoaspartate(D-aspartate) O-methyltransferase, giving the protein MDRLRIIPIVVLPLFFLVSNSAADEYSISRREMVEAQLAGRGIKDKRVLDAMSKIPRHHFVASPFRNSAYDDHPLPIGEGQTISQPYVVALMTEALKLKSSDRVLEIGTGSGYQAAVLAEMVKEVYTIEIIELLQKKASKLLTDLGYKHIRTKHADGYFGWEEYAPFDAIIITASANHIPPLLIEQLKDGGRLIIPLGSTLYYQTLTLVSKIKGELEVEQMGGVAFVPMTGEAGKRK; this is encoded by the coding sequence ATGGACAGGTTGAGGATCATTCCCATTGTTGTTTTGCCGCTCTTTTTTCTCGTCTCTAACTCCGCTGCTGACGAATATTCAATTTCAAGACGGGAAATGGTAGAGGCCCAGCTTGCGGGAAGGGGCATAAAGGACAAGAGGGTCCTCGACGCGATGTCGAAGATACCGAGACATCACTTTGTTGCCTCCCCTTTTAGAAACAGCGCGTACGATGACCACCCTCTCCCGATCGGTGAGGGACAGACTATCTCTCAGCCGTATGTTGTGGCGCTCATGACTGAGGCGTTGAAGCTTAAATCTTCAGACCGGGTACTTGAGATCGGCACAGGCTCCGGGTATCAGGCGGCGGTCCTCGCGGAGATGGTAAAGGAAGTTTATACCATTGAGATCATAGAACTGCTGCAAAAAAAGGCCTCGAAACTACTCACTGACCTCGGCTATAAGCACATCAGGACAAAACATGCGGACGGTTATTTCGGCTGGGAAGAGTACGCGCCTTTTGACGCCATTATCATTACAGCATCCGCCAACCATATACCTCCGCTGCTTATTGAGCAGTTGAAAGATGGCGGCAGGCTGATCATCCCTCTCGGCAGCACTCTTTATTACCAGACGCTTACGCTTGTATCAAAGATCAAAGGCGAGCTCGAAGTAGAGCAGATGGGCGGAGTTGCATTTGTGCCTATGACAGGCGAAGCGGGGAAAAGGAAATAA
- a CDS encoding branched-chain amino acid ABC transporter substrate-binding protein encodes MVRRLLLLSLVILVMLGCVKKGEDVIKIGIAGPMTGDQAKMGMDFKNGVTLAVEEWNAKGGVLGKKIELIIGDDQRDPKQAVSVANKLVTQGAAGVIGHFNSSCSIPASDVYNRAGVPMISPGSTNPQLTEKGYHGVFRVCGRDDQQGKVAADFAVSQLKVKKVAVIHDKTTYGQGLADEFKKFLGDKAEVVYYGGIVQGDKDFKTVLISIKEKKPELIFFGGIYPEGGLLVKQSRELGMTVPFMGGDGIIDPKFIEIAGAESAEGTYITFSPDPVNIPSAKGFIEQYNKKFGEIGPYSIYAYDAGNIMLKAIDAAKTTEGRAIMDILHSMEFNGALGNIKFDSKGDVTVAPYVVWITKGGKFTEHWKP; translated from the coding sequence ATGGTAAGAAGATTATTACTGCTTTCACTTGTAATCCTGGTCATGCTTGGTTGTGTCAAGAAAGGTGAAGATGTGATCAAGATAGGCATTGCCGGTCCGATGACAGGCGACCAGGCAAAGATGGGAATGGATTTCAAGAACGGAGTGACCCTTGCAGTGGAGGAGTGGAACGCCAAAGGCGGTGTCCTCGGCAAAAAGATCGAGCTTATAATCGGGGATGACCAGAGGGACCCCAAGCAGGCGGTTTCGGTTGCCAATAAACTTGTAACGCAAGGCGCGGCCGGAGTGATCGGGCATTTCAACTCAAGCTGCTCTATTCCCGCCTCTGATGTATACAACCGCGCGGGCGTCCCGATGATATCCCCGGGCTCTACAAATCCCCAGCTTACGGAAAAAGGCTATCACGGTGTATTCAGGGTGTGCGGCAGGGACGACCAGCAGGGAAAGGTCGCTGCCGATTTTGCGGTCTCCCAGCTTAAAGTAAAAAAAGTTGCCGTCATTCATGATAAGACCACCTATGGGCAGGGGCTTGCCGATGAATTCAAAAAGTTCCTTGGCGATAAAGCGGAAGTCGTTTATTACGGCGGCATTGTCCAGGGAGACAAGGACTTCAAGACCGTTCTGATCTCCATCAAAGAGAAGAAACCTGAGCTGATATTTTTCGGGGGAATTTATCCGGAGGGTGGGCTTTTAGTGAAGCAGTCCCGCGAGCTCGGCATGACAGTCCCTTTTATGGGCGGCGACGGCATCATTGACCCCAAGTTTATCGAGATCGCGGGAGCAGAGTCCGCAGAAGGGACTTATATAACATTCAGCCCTGATCCCGTCAACATCCCAAGCGCAAAGGGATTCATTGAGCAGTACAATAAAAAATTCGGTGAGATCGGGCCCTATTCGATCTACGCTTATGACGCAGGAAACATTATGCTGAAGGCCATAGACGCCGCTAAGACAACTGAGGGCAGAGCCATTATGGATATACTCCATTCCATGGAATTTAACGGCGCGCTTGGCAATATAAAGTTTGATTCCAAAGGCGATGTCACGGTTGCGCCTTACGTTGTGTGGATCACAAAAGGCGGTAAGTTTACAGAACACTGGAAGCCGTAG
- a CDS encoding DNA alkylation repair protein produces the protein MLKKLRTDLRKLASPEKADILSRFFKTGKGQYGEGDVFLGIKVPEQRRVAKQYPDLPLSEIKKLLHSKIHEERLVALLILIIKYGKAGDEGKKAINDFYLNNTKRINNWDLVDLSAPNISGDYLIDKDRGVLYKLANSESLWERRIAVMSTFAFIRKNDFEDTLRIAEILLRDRHDLIQKAVGWMLREVGKRDQAKEEAFLKKHYKAMPRTMLRYAIERFEEGKRRAYLKQG, from the coding sequence ATGCTTAAAAAGTTAAGAACAGATTTGAGGAAACTCGCAAGCCCGGAGAAGGCTGACATACTTTCACGGTTTTTTAAGACCGGGAAGGGACAGTACGGCGAAGGAGATGTCTTCCTCGGAATTAAAGTGCCTGAACAGCGCAGGGTCGCAAAGCAATATCCTGACCTGCCATTAAGTGAAATAAAAAAACTGCTTCATAGCAAGATTCACGAGGAGAGGCTTGTTGCCCTTCTCATCCTGATCATTAAATACGGAAAAGCAGGTGATGAAGGGAAAAAGGCCATCAATGATTTTTATCTTAACAACACAAAGCGGATAAACAACTGGGACCTCGTAGACCTCTCAGCGCCGAATATTTCAGGAGACTATCTTATTGATAAAGACAGGGGTGTCCTCTACAAACTCGCAAACTCGGAAAGTCTCTGGGAGAGAAGGATCGCCGTCATGTCGACCTTTGCTTTTATCAGGAAGAATGACTTTGAAGACACGCTGCGTATCGCGGAAATACTTTTGCGCGACAGGCACGACCTCATTCAAAAGGCTGTGGGCTGGATGCTCAGAGAAGTCGGTAAAAGAGATCAGGCCAAAGAAGAGGCATTTTTAAAAAAACATTACAAGGCAATGCCGAGGACGATGCTGAGATACGCGATAGAGAGATTTGAAGAGGGAAAGAGGAGGGCGTATCTTAAGCAGGGCTGA
- a CDS encoding DUF1059 domain-containing protein, giving the protein MGKIFFCRDLGVSCKWGCSGETDEDVLRQIMAHALEKHGCKEMTEMMLEKIKAKIREQEPTD; this is encoded by the coding sequence ATGGGGAAGATATTTTTTTGCAGAGACCTCGGAGTGTCCTGTAAGTGGGGTTGTTCCGGTGAAACAGATGAAGACGTCTTAAGGCAGATCATGGCCCATGCCCTGGAAAAACACGGTTGTAAAGAGATGACGGAAATGATGCTTGAAAAAATAAAGGCCAAGATCCGCGAGCAGGAACCAACCGACTAA
- a CDS encoding ABC transporter ATP-binding protein, whose translation MLKLESVHTSYGRIEAIKGINLEISRGEIVSLIGSNGAGKSTTLMTISRILSPSKGKIFFEGNEIHNLPPHEIVSRGISQVPEGRRIFPKLTVRENLEMGAFLEDRRQKSEVRSRGDSRIAPTGTGIKNQLEYIFSLFPVLKERQKQFGGTLSGGEQQMLAIGRALMSRPKLLLLDEPSLGLAPIIVSKIFKTIKELNAEGLTILLVEQNAKAALRLAHRGYVIESGRVVKEGKGKELLDDPDIKKAYLGE comes from the coding sequence ATGCTTAAACTTGAAAGTGTGCACACATCTTATGGACGCATCGAGGCGATCAAGGGGATAAACCTTGAGATCAGCAGGGGAGAGATCGTCAGTCTCATAGGAAGTAACGGGGCAGGCAAGAGCACTACCCTGATGACGATATCAAGGATACTCAGTCCTTCAAAGGGGAAGATATTTTTTGAGGGTAATGAGATCCACAACCTGCCCCCGCATGAGATCGTCTCAAGAGGTATATCGCAGGTACCGGAAGGCAGAAGGATATTCCCTAAATTGACGGTAAGGGAAAATCTTGAAATGGGGGCGTTTTTAGAAGACAGAAGACAGAAGTCAGAAGTCAGAAGTAGGGGCGATTCGCGAATCGCCCCTACGGGGACAGGAATCAAAAATCAATTGGAATATATTTTCTCGCTATTCCCGGTTCTTAAAGAGAGGCAGAAACAATTCGGCGGCACATTGAGCGGGGGGGAACAGCAGATGCTCGCGATCGGAAGGGCGCTCATGTCAAGACCCAAGCTCCTTCTGCTTGACGAACCTTCTCTCGGATTGGCCCCGATCATAGTAAGCAAGATATTCAAGACTATAAAAGAACTAAATGCCGAAGGGCTGACAATACTGCTTGTCGAGCAGAATGCAAAGGCGGCCTTAAGATTGGCGCACAGGGGATATGTCATTGAATCAGGCAGGGTCGTAAAAGAAGGGAAGGGGAAAGAGCTTCTCGATGACCCGGATATAAAGAAGGCGTATCTTGGAGAATGA
- a CDS encoding DUF814 domain-containing protein gives MPKAVALYSGGLDSTLAILVMMKQGIDVTAITFLNHFGCDISDKSSCSKDPFAASVKFGFKVKLSHLSDKFLDIVKKPQHGHGKNMNPCIDCRILMLKEAKQMMDLIGADFLVTGEVLGQRPMSQRKDCFPMIDKAAGVKGLVVRPLSAKYLPVTIPEETGLVNRDMLLNFTGRSRKPQMALATEFGLTEYPMPAGGCLLTEPIYSFKLKDLLTFNVNPEYKDINLLRVGRHFRFSPECKIIVGRHDQENEIINSVAGPDDYLLRVDGVGSPLVILRGKVTDEALTAAASLCARYSDAKKLDEVDVTVLLGDKTSHLNVQPADNELIELYRIEKKPPLSLSSRT, from the coding sequence ATGCCTAAAGCAGTAGCGCTATATTCAGGAGGCCTTGACAGCACCCTCGCCATACTCGTAATGATGAAGCAGGGCATTGATGTCACGGCCATAACATTCCTAAATCACTTCGGCTGCGACATCAGCGACAAATCATCCTGTTCAAAAGACCCTTTTGCCGCGTCAGTGAAATTCGGTTTCAAGGTAAAGCTTTCACATCTCTCGGATAAGTTCCTCGACATAGTGAAAAAACCACAGCACGGACATGGCAAGAATATGAACCCGTGCATTGACTGCCGGATACTGATGCTGAAAGAGGCAAAGCAGATGATGGACCTCATCGGCGCTGATTTCCTTGTAACAGGTGAAGTGCTCGGACAGAGGCCGATGAGCCAGAGGAAAGATTGCTTCCCGATGATCGACAAGGCAGCCGGCGTGAAAGGACTGGTGGTGAGACCGCTAAGCGCGAAGTATCTTCCGGTCACAATCCCTGAAGAGACAGGCCTGGTCAATCGTGACATGCTCCTTAATTTCACCGGCCGTTCGAGAAAGCCGCAGATGGCGCTCGCCACTGAATTCGGTTTAACGGAATATCCCATGCCCGCAGGCGGATGCCTCCTCACAGAGCCGATCTACTCTTTCAAATTGAAAGACCTTCTAACCTTCAACGTCAACCCTGAATACAAAGACATAAACCTTCTGCGTGTCGGCAGGCATTTCAGGTTCTCTCCTGAATGCAAAATTATTGTGGGAAGACATGACCAGGAAAATGAGATCATCAACTCAGTCGCCGGCCCGGATGATTATCTGCTGAGAGTCGACGGCGTCGGCAGCCCCCTCGTTATCCTCCGGGGCAAAGTAACAGATGAAGCGCTTACAGCGGCAGCCTCATTGTGCGCGAGATATTCCGATGCAAAGAAACTTGATGAAGTTGATGTGACGGTTTTACTCGGAGACAAAACCTCCCACCTGAATGTTCAGCCTGCGGATAATGAGTTGATTGAGTTGTACAGGATTGAGAAGAAACCGCCGTTGAGTTTGTCATCGAGGACTTGA
- a CDS encoding DUF4263 domain-containing protein, whose product MCPSKFKENLREESENILDSITVNYADFKEVIYEDGKSLFFDEKYSFHNHFGHKRKTTKFPFHKNMLQFLTENSQVNIFITLDENVKPIKKIDQGFLINMVSYCDFCKTIGTKTGGRLKAFLGQNLSIKDINLTETDKDEFIRTYASEKNIVEVVRGFTPDAQNKILDLLNSQKATNTSTEKRGIEQIKIIETTDEILSIFNGLKEIDPKVLKILLDKLNKDDKITNLLSSLTEIELTNLFATHRHNIYQTELDNLEKLLSIEETGNIVEEIKNYDSLKSYMANQPEKIFQNWIEQNLWVFGVEYIKKHDARKIALFSEGDLLMESIDGFLDLIELKRPRLDYEIFKHDLSHNSYYPSPDLSKAIGQCLFYLEKMDDYKLNLEKEHKVKILRPRIKIIAGRTNNFKDAQFQALRMLNSNLNHIQIISYDYLLSCGKKIISIINETTGVKPSLNI is encoded by the coding sequence ATGTGTCCCTCTAAATTTAAAGAGAATTTGCGTGAAGAGAGTGAAAATATCTTGGATTCCATAACAGTCAATTACGCTGATTTTAAAGAAGTTATATACGAAGATGGGAAAAGTCTTTTCTTTGATGAAAAGTATTCTTTTCATAACCACTTTGGACATAAAAGAAAAACAACAAAATTTCCATTCCATAAAAATATGTTGCAGTTTCTAACAGAAAATTCCCAAGTGAACATTTTCATTACTTTGGATGAGAACGTAAAACCAATTAAAAAGATTGATCAAGGATTTTTAATAAACATGGTTTCCTATTGTGATTTTTGTAAAACTATAGGAACTAAAACAGGTGGTAGATTAAAAGCGTTTCTTGGTCAAAATCTTAGCATCAAGGATATTAACCTTACAGAAACAGACAAGGATGAATTTATTAGGACCTATGCTTCTGAGAAAAATATAGTTGAAGTTGTTAGAGGTTTTACTCCTGATGCTCAAAATAAAATTTTAGATTTGCTTAATTCTCAAAAAGCAACTAATACGTCTACGGAAAAAAGGGGAATTGAACAAATTAAGATTATCGAAACAACAGATGAAATTCTATCTATATTTAATGGCCTAAAAGAGATTGATCCAAAAGTGTTAAAAATATTATTGGATAAACTCAATAAAGATGACAAGATTACAAATCTTCTTTCTTCTTTAACAGAAATAGAATTAACAAACTTATTTGCAACACATAGGCACAATATTTACCAAACAGAATTAGATAATTTAGAAAAGCTACTCTCTATAGAAGAAACAGGCAATATTGTTGAGGAAATAAAGAATTATGATAGCCTGAAATCTTATATGGCGAATCAGCCTGAAAAGATTTTTCAGAATTGGATTGAACAAAATTTATGGGTATTCGGTGTTGAATATATAAAAAAACATGATGCAAGAAAAATAGCACTGTTTAGTGAAGGAGATTTATTAATGGAATCAATTGATGGCTTTTTAGATTTAATAGAACTAAAAAGACCAAGATTAGATTATGAGATTTTTAAGCATGACTTAAGTCATAACAGTTACTACCCATCACCAGATTTATCAAAAGCTATCGGACAATGTTTGTTCTATCTAGAAAAAATGGATGACTATAAACTTAATTTAGAAAAAGAACACAAAGTGAAAATATTAAGACCGCGAATAAAAATTATTGCAGGTAGAACAAATAATTTTAAAGATGCCCAATTCCAAGCACTGCGAATGTTGAACTCTAACTTAAACCATATTCAAATAATATCTTATGATTATTTATTAAGTTGTGGTAAGAAGATAATTTCAATAATAAACGAGACAACCGGGGTCAAACCTTCATTAAACATTTAA
- a CDS encoding ORF6N domain-containing protein — translation MFQLTRDEYTKLSRYLFGTLKRGQNIKYSPYAFTENGVAMLSSVLNSKRAIQVNKQIMRTFTKIRSILASNAALARKMKSLEKKYDEQFKVVFDAIRQLMSPPERKKIGFKREAES, via the coding sequence ATGTTTCAGTTGACGAGGGATGAATACACTAAACTTTCAAGGTACCTATTTGGCACCTTGAAGCGTGGACAGAATATAAAATATTCCCCGTATGCCTTTACCGAGAATGGGGTTGCAATGCTATCCAGCGTATTAAACAGCAAAAGAGCAATTCAGGTAAACAAACAAATCATGAGAACGTTTACAAAAATCCGAAGCATACTTGCTTCCAATGCCGCACTTGCAAGAAAAATGAAATCGCTGGAAAAGAAATATGATGAACAATTCAAGGTTGTCTTTGATGCGATAAGGCAATTGATGTCTCCGCCGGAGAGGAAGAAGATTGGGTTTAAGAGAGAGGCTGAAAGCTGA
- a CDS encoding DUF1829 domain-containing protein — protein sequence MIDDVQKLLDQYLLWLKDKTSLRQVKDWIEITTPYLDRHNDYMQIYVKRENGNFVITDDGYTIEDLRLSGCELETKKRKDLLNLTLNGFGVKIINDELIVHASPDTFALRKHNLVQAMLAVNDLFYLAVPMVASLFLEDVSAWLDLSEIRYTPKVKFTGKSGYDHLFDFVIPASKKQPERILQTINRPSRDTAQAVAFSWIDTKEVRPANSRAYAFLNDSEHAPTASVLDALKNYDVSPVLWSKREELREELAA from the coding sequence ATGATTGATGACGTTCAGAAATTATTAGACCAGTATCTGTTATGGCTGAAGGACAAGACATCGCTTCGCCAGGTTAAGGACTGGATTGAAATAACCACTCCTTATTTAGACAGGCACAATGATTACATGCAGATATATGTCAAACGTGAAAATGGGAACTTCGTTATCACGGATGACGGATACACGATTGAAGACCTTCGCCTTTCCGGCTGCGAATTGGAAACTAAAAAACGTAAAGATCTCCTGAATCTGACGCTGAACGGCTTCGGCGTTAAAATAATTAATGATGAGCTAATTGTGCATGCTTCACCGGACACTTTTGCCTTGAGGAAACATAATCTGGTACAGGCCATGCTGGCAGTAAATGATCTTTTCTATTTAGCTGTCCCTATGGTCGCAAGTCTTTTTCTTGAAGATGTTTCTGCATGGCTGGATTTAAGCGAGATACGCTATACTCCAAAAGTTAAATTCACTGGTAAGAGCGGCTATGACCATCTCTTCGATTTCGTTATCCCCGCATCTAAAAAACAGCCGGAGCGTATTCTTCAGACAATAAACAGGCCAAGCCGTGATACGGCCCAGGCAGTGGCCTTTTCCTGGATCGATACAAAAGAAGTACGCCCGGCCAACTCACGGGCATATGCTTTTTTAAATGATTCGGAACATGCACCGACAGCGTCCGTGCTGGACGCTCTTAAGAATTATGATGTGAGTCCGGTTCTTTGGAGTAAGAGAGAAGAGTTGAGGGAAGAATTGGCTGCTTGA
- a CDS encoding CBS domain-containing protein, with the protein MNIIAKNIMLMGCTRFASKNNWVERSTNGRDIANKLLRSRLTGIPVVDDKERRRVIGIITEINLIGIFREGMDPINFTADRIMSGVPKTADIDTPVEELIDIMVENNFTVIPITKNDRLVGVVDRCSLMDFFVSPCTERYATAIGS; encoded by the coding sequence ATGAACATCATAGCAAAGAACATAATGTTAATGGGATGTACACGTTTTGCGTCAAAGAACAACTGGGTGGAACGAAGCACAAATGGAAGGGATATCGCTAATAAATTATTGAGGAGTCGATTAACGGGCATTCCCGTTGTCGATGATAAAGAACGCAGGAGAGTTATTGGTATCATAACTGAGATAAACCTCATAGGGATATTCAGAGAGGGGATGGACCCCATCAACTTTACTGCGGACAGAATAATGTCGGGGGTCCCAAAGACTGCTGACATTGATACGCCGGTTGAAGAGCTGATAGATATAATGGTCGAAAACAATTTCACGGTAATCCCCATTACAAAAAACGATAGACTTGTCGGAGTAGTGGACAGATGTTCGCTGATGGATTTTTTCGTCAGCCCTTGCACAGAGAGATATGCTACGGCGATAGGGAGTTAG